Proteins encoded by one window of Deinococcus yavapaiensis KR-236:
- a CDS encoding tetratricopeptide repeat protein has protein sequence MLPSSLQARLKRAPRLVVAPVGLGFGQDALTEWARTAGRAVVHHPNDVTPEPTLLVARKRSDLDGLPSGWTLEDVLMLHERDATLNESDWRSGLSRAPIEFAESSFREAEGWPRALELAARVSPDAPSLAAHPLVQSDLRRLLPAGTRDLAVRVAVTPVVVPAVVPLLDVSHAEVAELLDLGILFDVGDGPRLPSLLRTVLLDVRADVASSVANALLDAGRLREALDVLAEAGDWNGYLGLLARTSKASQGEDALRASLRRVPEVRREHPGALYLSGLLARVRGEFAQAERCYQAAAEHADAHLAPIVHNARGVTLALQGRADEALAAFDAATRIAPLASTIAGEAWHNRGGLLLQASRFAEAEASLREATAAFRASGDEAREATTLQLLGTFYVGRGLLPEARAAFEDALNVLARLGRGSTALVRANFAEVLCLLGDLERAEVQLEVATRTLGSAPDARAEGWTHLNTALLCVTRGDLDAAERHLRGVLLGAHRERSLLAEAHLLLARVHRLRGETDLAVKALQGASSLGLRAQLEAAVLRGEGFEEVQAQARQEEARLELAVALLHGSGSSELREALDLIRAHRMYSLLSFPSHASRLVTLAEEDEGVRDLFPLHLRLLGAFSVRFLGREVRLADFPTRKSAALLLTLALGPGRVSREELAERFWPDAKNPASNLQTAVYHLRATLGASVVRSERGLLSLGFPVRSDLAALEDALANAERATPDERLRDWPRLLRSAGRFLPEFPEDFEDRRAAAEDVVRRLRLDLAEAAPSTSDLRLQLLRDVIADDPYDVTTREAVIALYTARGDLDSALSEREVLRRVERELRG, from the coding sequence ATGTTGCCAAGCTCGCTGCAAGCGCGATTGAAGCGAGCGCCTCGCCTCGTCGTGGCGCCCGTCGGGCTCGGCTTCGGGCAAGACGCCTTGACCGAGTGGGCCCGAACTGCCGGGCGCGCCGTCGTTCACCATCCGAACGACGTCACGCCCGAACCTACCCTCCTCGTGGCGCGAAAACGCTCTGATCTCGACGGCCTGCCGTCCGGTTGGACTCTCGAGGACGTGCTGATGCTGCACGAGCGCGACGCGACTCTGAACGAGTCGGACTGGCGAAGCGGCTTGTCACGGGCGCCGATCGAGTTCGCCGAGTCGAGCTTTCGGGAAGCGGAAGGCTGGCCGCGCGCGCTCGAACTCGCCGCTCGCGTCTCGCCGGACGCGCCGAGCCTCGCCGCGCACCCGCTGGTACAAAGCGACTTGCGTCGACTTCTGCCCGCGGGCACGCGCGACCTCGCCGTTCGCGTCGCCGTCACGCCCGTCGTCGTGCCCGCCGTCGTGCCCCTCCTCGATGTTTCGCACGCCGAGGTCGCGGAGCTGCTCGACCTCGGCATCTTGTTCGACGTGGGCGACGGACCGCGCTTGCCGAGCTTGCTGCGGACCGTGCTCCTCGACGTTCGCGCCGACGTCGCCTCCAGCGTGGCGAACGCCCTGCTCGACGCGGGACGCTTGCGAGAAGCGCTCGACGTCTTGGCGGAAGCGGGAGATTGGAACGGTTACCTGGGCTTGCTGGCCCGCACGTCCAAGGCGTCGCAAGGCGAGGATGCCTTGCGAGCCTCGCTGCGGCGCGTGCCCGAGGTTCGCCGTGAACACCCTGGCGCCTTGTACCTCAGCGGGCTCTTGGCGCGCGTGCGCGGCGAGTTCGCGCAAGCCGAGCGGTGCTACCAAGCGGCGGCCGAGCACGCCGACGCGCACCTCGCGCCGATCGTGCACAACGCCCGAGGCGTGACGCTCGCTCTGCAAGGCCGCGCGGACGAAGCGCTCGCGGCCTTCGACGCCGCCACCCGAATCGCGCCCCTGGCGTCCACCATCGCGGGCGAAGCGTGGCACAACCGCGGCGGCTTGCTGCTGCAAGCGAGCCGCTTCGCCGAGGCGGAAGCGAGTTTGCGCGAAGCGACCGCCGCGTTTCGCGCCAGCGGCGACGAAGCTCGTGAAGCGACGACGTTGCAGTTGCTCGGAACCTTCTACGTCGGGCGCGGCCTGCTGCCCGAAGCGCGCGCCGCCTTCGAGGACGCTCTGAACGTCTTGGCGCGGCTCGGGCGCGGCTCCACCGCGCTCGTTCGCGCGAACTTCGCCGAAGTGCTGTGCCTTCTCGGGGACCTCGAACGCGCCGAGGTGCAACTGGAGGTGGCGACGCGCACGCTCGGCAGCGCGCCCGACGCGCGCGCGGAAGGCTGGACGCACCTCAACACCGCCTTGCTGTGCGTCACGCGAGGCGATCTCGACGCGGCCGAACGACACTTGCGCGGCGTGCTGCTCGGCGCCCACCGCGAGCGCTCCCTGCTCGCCGAAGCGCACCTGCTCCTCGCGCGCGTGCACCGTCTGCGCGGCGAAACCGACCTCGCTGTCAAAGCGCTTCAAGGCGCTTCCTCGCTCGGCCTGCGCGCGCAACTGGAAGCCGCCGTCCTGCGCGGCGAAGGCTTCGAGGAAGTTCAAGCGCAAGCGCGTCAAGAGGAAGCGCGTCTCGAACTCGCCGTCGCCTTGCTGCACGGCAGCGGCAGCTCGGAATTGCGCGAAGCCCTCGACCTCATTCGCGCCCACCGCATGTACTCCCTGCTGTCGTTTCCTTCGCACGCGAGCCGCCTCGTGACGCTCGCCGAGGAGGACGAAGGCGTCCGGGACCTGTTCCCGCTGCACCTGCGCCTTCTCGGCGCGTTCTCCGTGCGCTTCCTCGGGCGCGAAGTGCGCCTCGCGGACTTCCCGACGCGCAAAAGCGCCGCGCTGCTTCTCACGCTCGCCCTCGGGCCGGGCCGCGTGTCGCGCGAGGAACTCGCCGAACGCTTCTGGCCCGACGCCAAGAACCCCGCGTCGAACCTCCAAACGGCCGTCTACCACTTGCGCGCGACGCTCGGAGCGTCCGTCGTGCGTTCCGAACGTGGCTTGCTGAGCCTCGGCTTTCCGGTACGCAGCGACCTCGCCGCCCTCGAAGACGCCCTCGCGAACGCAGAGCGGGCCACACCCGACGAGCGCCTGCGTGACTGGCCGCGCTTGTTGCGCTCGGCGGGCCGCTTCCTGCCCGAATTTCCCGAGGACTTCGAAGACCGCCGCGCCGCCGCCGAGGATGTCGTTCGACGCCTGCGCCTCGACCTCGCCGAAGCCGCGCCTTCCACGTCCGACCTGCGCTTGCAACTTCTGCGCGACGTCATCGCCGACGATCCCTACGACGTCACGACGCGCGAAGCGGTCATCGCGCTCTACACCGCGCGCGGCGACCTCGACAGCGCCCTGTCGGAACGCGAGGTGCTGAGGCGCGTCGAGCGGGAACTGCGCGGCTGA
- a CDS encoding S8 family serine peptidase: MKQRNALGISLLGTSLLLASCGQGNLPSATSARATATAQATTLTECQALYATARTGGPEIQSGMKYGSVGTLILSFADDATKGQAIPWMDANLPVDLGKGLGAFQNLPMIALKTVVTPELIQKLSANLPGLVSIYQDAPLHYLLAQSAKFIGADTARATYGVSGKGVGVAVLDSGIDGTHPDLKNVAKNVKIVGPIVDVGVGGYLTVDTPNSDTSSGHGTHVASTIGGSGAASSDPNKRVGMAPDATLVGIGSGEALSILYALQGFDFALKPDIKDTYNIRVISNSWGSSGEFAPYNPISLAAKRAYDQGVIVTFAAGNEGPDANTLNPYSASPCVISVAAGDKQGYLADFSSRGRPGDALVHPDVTAPGVDISAARATLGLAATTVPDVDNPLYSTISGTSMATPHVSGVIALMLEANPKLTLEGVLAIFKKTSRPMYYVAQSTNGLDPNQVVVKKRELWEVGYGYINANAAVKEAVAQNPVRYSLTTTALPSWSGTVNPAVCAPTVNCVVNAQDQHIVSVPSGATALRIKTDWGNPAFDLDLDVYAPNGSLIASSGQSTSTFEEVNIPNPAAGNYKVVLKGYANLTTPYNGTAEIDKLVLR, from the coding sequence ATGAAACAGCGCAACGCACTCGGAATTTCCCTTCTCGGCACCTCCCTCCTCCTCGCCTCGTGCGGCCAGGGCAACTTGCCGTCCGCGACCTCCGCGCGCGCCACGGCGACCGCGCAAGCAACGACCCTCACCGAGTGCCAAGCGCTGTACGCCACGGCGCGCACGGGCGGCCCCGAGATCCAGTCGGGCATGAAGTACGGCTCGGTCGGAACGCTGATCTTGTCCTTCGCCGACGACGCCACGAAAGGCCAAGCGATTCCCTGGATGGACGCGAACCTGCCCGTCGATCTCGGCAAGGGACTCGGGGCGTTCCAGAACCTTCCGATGATCGCCCTCAAGACGGTCGTCACGCCGGAGCTGATTCAAAAGCTCTCCGCCAACTTGCCGGGCCTCGTGTCGATCTACCAAGACGCGCCGCTTCACTACCTGCTGGCGCAAAGCGCGAAGTTCATCGGGGCGGACACGGCGCGCGCCACGTACGGCGTGAGCGGCAAGGGCGTCGGCGTGGCCGTGCTCGACTCGGGCATCGACGGCACGCACCCCGACCTCAAGAACGTCGCGAAGAACGTCAAGATCGTCGGTCCGATCGTGGACGTCGGCGTGGGCGGCTACCTCACGGTCGACACGCCGAACTCCGACACCTCCAGCGGGCACGGCACGCACGTCGCCAGCACCATCGGCGGGTCGGGCGCGGCGTCGAGCGATCCGAACAAGCGCGTCGGCATGGCGCCCGACGCCACGCTCGTCGGCATCGGTTCCGGTGAGGCGCTCTCGATCTTGTACGCCCTGCAAGGCTTCGACTTCGCCCTCAAGCCCGACATCAAGGACACGTACAACATCCGCGTGATCTCGAACTCGTGGGGTTCGAGCGGTGAATTCGCGCCGTACAACCCGATCTCGCTCGCCGCCAAGCGCGCGTACGATCAAGGCGTCATCGTGACCTTCGCGGCGGGCAACGAGGGCCCGGACGCGAACACCCTCAATCCGTACTCGGCCAGCCCTTGCGTCATCAGCGTCGCGGCGGGCGACAAGCAAGGCTACCTCGCCGACTTCTCCAGTCGCGGCCGTCCGGGCGACGCCCTCGTGCACCCGGACGTGACGGCGCCGGGCGTGGACATCAGCGCGGCGCGCGCCACCCTCGGCCTCGCGGCGACAACCGTGCCCGACGTGGACAACCCCTTGTACTCGACGATCAGCGGCACCAGCATGGCCACGCCGCACGTGTCGGGCGTCATCGCCTTGATGCTCGAAGCGAACCCCAAGCTCACCCTGGAGGGCGTCCTCGCGATCTTCAAGAAGACGTCGCGCCCCATGTACTACGTCGCGCAGAGCACGAACGGCCTCGATCCCAACCAAGTCGTCGTGAAGAAGCGCGAACTGTGGGAAGTGGGCTACGGGTACATCAACGCCAACGCCGCCGTGAAGGAAGCCGTCGCGCAAAACCCCGTGCGCTACTCGCTGACGACGACCGCGCTGCCCTCGTGGAGCGGCACCGTGAATCCCGCCGTGTGCGCCCCGACGGTGAACTGCGTCGTGAACGCGCAAGATCAGCACATCGTGAGCGTTCCGAGTGGCGCCACGGCCCTGCGCATCAAGACCGACTGGGGCAATCCCGCCTTCGACTTGGACCTCGACGTGTACGCTCCGAACGGCAGCCTCATCGCCAGCAGCGGACAGTCCACGAGCACCTTCGAGGAAGTCAACATCCCCAATCCCGCCGCCGGGAACTACAAGGTCGTCCTCAAGGGCTACGCGAATCTCACGACGCCTTACAACGGCACGGCCGAAATCGACAAGCTCGTGCTTCGCTGA
- a CDS encoding ring-cleaving dioxygenase, whose translation MDLLGLHHVTAVTANASANHAFYTGILGMRLVKKTVNQDDTSAYHLFYADAQGSPGSDLTFFDWNTPRERRGTHSVARTFLRVAGEGSLRWWYDRLSAAGVTVGDVRERDGRFVLDFEDPEGQRLCLIDDGGRGEAHPWDRSAVPAERQIRGLGPVLLSVPTLRPTDMILSKAMNMRRVREYTLDATAVHVYEMGEGGPSAEVHIAVEPNLPAYTPGAGGVHHVAFRTPTDEQHQAWFERLTRLGIRTSGEIDRYYFRALYFREPNGILFEISTDGPGFATDEPEATMGERLALPPFLEPRRASIERGLKPL comes from the coding sequence ATGGACTTGCTCGGCTTGCACCACGTTACCGCCGTCACGGCGAACGCCTCGGCGAACCACGCGTTCTACACGGGCATCCTCGGGATGCGCCTCGTGAAGAAGACCGTCAATCAGGACGACACCTCGGCCTACCATCTCTTTTACGCGGACGCCCAAGGCTCGCCGGGAAGCGACCTCACCTTCTTCGACTGGAACACTCCGAGAGAGCGCCGCGGCACGCACAGCGTTGCGCGGACCTTCCTGCGCGTGGCGGGCGAAGGTTCGCTGCGCTGGTGGTACGACCGACTCTCGGCGGCGGGCGTCACGGTCGGCGACGTGCGCGAGCGCGACGGACGCTTTGTCCTCGACTTCGAGGATCCCGAAGGGCAACGCCTGTGCTTGATCGACGACGGCGGTCGAGGCGAAGCACATCCGTGGGATCGAAGCGCCGTGCCCGCCGAGCGCCAGATTCGAGGGCTCGGACCGGTCCTGCTGAGCGTCCCGACCTTGCGTCCCACGGACATGATCCTCTCGAAGGCCATGAACATGCGCCGCGTACGCGAGTACACGCTCGACGCAACGGCCGTGCACGTGTACGAGATGGGGGAAGGCGGCCCTTCGGCGGAAGTCCACATCGCCGTGGAGCCGAACTTGCCCGCGTACACGCCCGGAGCGGGCGGCGTGCATCACGTCGCGTTCCGCACGCCGACCGACGAGCAGCATCAGGCGTGGTTCGAGCGTCTCACCCGCCTCGGGATTCGCACGAGCGGTGAAATCGACCGCTACTACTTCAGGGCGCTGTACTTCCGCGAACCGAACGGCATCCTCTTCGAGATCTCCACGGACGGCCCGGGCTTCGCGACCGACGAACCCGAGGCGACGATGGGCGAACGCCTCGCTCTGCCGCCCTTCTTGGAGCCTCGTCGAGCGAGCATCGAGCGGGGACTCAAGCCGCTATGA
- a CDS encoding sugar efflux transporter, whose protein sequence is MQSTAPTTNTLTVLKNTPGFLSLAVSVLLLGFATSFAAPYLSLFAVREANMTPLMLGAFLTCTALGGIVISTFLARLSDRLPTRKPIVIAAILAATLGYGSLAFTTNFALLLVIGALLLGTGAAAFPQVFALAKNRAGSVGEQGVTTLRAAFSLAWVIGPGIGAAILAGAGFHMLFLATAVCFALAALPVLFSRVGERTDKAQKATPAHGVSATTAGRSIVLVAGAFVLYGASMHMGSTALPIHVTRDLGGTDGSVGLIVGLCALLEIPVMLSFVLLKKRPGNETLILWGLVLFALYYLVVALAPSVLPIVLAQAIRAVVIAILATLGMAYVQELMPGRLGVATTLYSNTMNAGSLLSGLGIGAVAGAFGYGSVFAVCLVLSALAWTLLMIARRAQQSF, encoded by the coding sequence ATGCAAAGCACTGCGCCTACCACCAATACGCTGACCGTCCTCAAGAACACGCCAGGCTTCCTCAGCCTCGCCGTCTCGGTGCTGCTGCTCGGCTTCGCGACGTCGTTCGCAGCGCCGTACCTCTCGCTGTTCGCGGTACGCGAAGCGAACATGACGCCTCTCATGCTCGGAGCGTTCCTGACGTGCACCGCCCTTGGCGGCATCGTCATCAGCACGTTCCTCGCGCGTCTGTCCGACCGTCTGCCGACCCGCAAGCCCATCGTGATCGCCGCGATTCTCGCGGCGACGCTCGGATACGGCTCGCTGGCCTTCACCACGAACTTCGCGTTGCTGCTCGTGATCGGGGCGCTTCTGCTCGGCACGGGCGCAGCGGCCTTTCCGCAAGTGTTCGCGCTCGCGAAGAACCGCGCGGGAAGCGTCGGCGAGCAAGGCGTGACGACGCTTCGCGCCGCCTTCTCGCTCGCCTGGGTGATCGGGCCGGGCATCGGCGCGGCCATTTTGGCGGGCGCGGGCTTTCACATGCTGTTCCTCGCCACGGCCGTGTGCTTCGCGCTCGCCGCGCTGCCCGTGCTGTTCTCGCGCGTCGGCGAGCGAACCGACAAGGCGCAGAAAGCCACGCCCGCGCACGGCGTGAGCGCGACCACGGCGGGACGTTCGATCGTGCTCGTCGCCGGGGCCTTCGTTCTGTACGGAGCGTCCATGCACATGGGCTCGACGGCCCTCCCGATTCACGTCACGCGCGACCTCGGCGGCACGGACGGCAGCGTCGGTCTCATCGTCGGTTTGTGCGCCCTCCTGGAAATTCCGGTGATGTTGAGCTTCGTGCTGCTCAAGAAGCGTCCGGGCAACGAGACGCTCATCTTGTGGGGGCTGGTGCTGTTCGCGCTGTACTACCTCGTCGTGGCGCTCGCGCCGAGCGTGCTGCCGATCGTGCTCGCGCAGGCGATTCGCGCGGTCGTCATCGCGATTCTCGCGACGCTCGGCATGGCGTACGTTCAAGAACTCATGCCGGGTCGTTTGGGTGTGGCGACGACGTTGTACTCGAACACCATGAACGCGGGCTCCTTGCTGAGCGGCCTCGGCATCGGGGCGGTCGCGGGCGCGTTCGGGTACGGCTCGGTGTTCGCGGTGTGCCTCGTGCTGAGCGCGCTCGCCTGGACGCTCTTGATGATCGCTCGGCGTGCCCAGCAAAGCTTCTGA
- a CDS encoding acyl-CoA dehydrogenase family protein, translated as MLDFLSVRALLTSDERAVWDVTRDFVTNEVLPHVGGWWDEDGAPRDLLRTFGRQGLLGPTLPEAYGGSESTQNAYGAAMYELERADSGLRSLASVQGSLVMGPIYRFGSEDLRRRFLPGLASGELVGCFGLTEEGGSDPGAMRTRAVRDGDAYVLNGSKVWITNAPHADVAVVWAHVAGEGKVGGFVVETDTAGFRAPKIDGKLSLRTSVTGEIVLEDVRVPASHRLEGARGLGAPLSCLTDARFGIAWGALGALETVFETAREFASGRVTFGSPIASRQLVQEKLARMLADHAKGLLLAWRIGVLKEAGQHTHAQVSLAKRDNVRAALNAARSAREVLGASGITTAYPVMRHLLNLETVDTYEGTHDIHTLVLGREITGISAFG; from the coding sequence ATGCTGGACTTCCTGTCGGTCCGCGCGCTTCTGACTTCCGACGAGCGCGCCGTGTGGGACGTGACGCGCGACTTCGTCACGAACGAGGTGCTGCCGCACGTGGGCGGCTGGTGGGACGAGGACGGCGCTCCTCGCGATCTCCTGCGAACGTTCGGGCGGCAGGGGCTTCTCGGCCCGACGCTTCCCGAGGCGTACGGCGGGTCGGAATCGACGCAAAACGCGTACGGCGCGGCGATGTACGAGTTGGAGCGGGCCGACTCGGGCTTGCGCAGCCTCGCGTCCGTGCAAGGATCGCTCGTGATGGGGCCGATCTACCGCTTCGGGAGCGAGGACTTGCGGCGGCGCTTCCTGCCGGGCCTCGCGAGCGGTGAGCTCGTCGGGTGCTTTGGGCTCACGGAGGAGGGCGGCAGCGATCCGGGCGCGATGCGGACGCGCGCCGTACGTGACGGAGACGCCTACGTCCTGAACGGTTCGAAGGTGTGGATCACGAACGCGCCGCACGCGGACGTCGCCGTGGTGTGGGCGCACGTGGCCGGTGAGGGCAAGGTCGGGGGCTTCGTGGTGGAGACGGACACGGCGGGCTTCCGAGCGCCGAAGATCGACGGGAAGCTGAGCTTGCGGACGTCGGTGACGGGTGAGATCGTGCTGGAGGACGTGCGCGTGCCCGCCTCGCACCGCTTAGAGGGCGCGAGGGGCCTCGGGGCGCCGCTGTCGTGCCTCACCGACGCCCGCTTCGGCATCGCCTGGGGCGCGCTCGGGGCTTTGGAGACGGTGTTCGAGACGGCGCGCGAGTTCGCCTCGGGGCGCGTGACGTTCGGCTCGCCGATCGCGTCGCGTCAACTCGTGCAGGAGAAACTCGCGCGAATGCTGGCCGATCACGCCAAGGGACTGCTGCTCGCGTGGCGCATCGGGGTGTTGAAGGAGGCGGGGCAGCACACGCACGCCCAAGTCAGTCTCGCCAAGCGCGACAACGTCCGAGCCGCTTTGAACGCTGCGAGAAGCGCGCGGGAAGTGCTCGGCGCGAGCGGCATCACGACCGCCTACCCTGTCATGCGGCACCTGCTCAACTTGGAAACGGTCGACACGTACGAGGGCACGCACGACATTCACACCCTCGTCCTCGGACGCGAAATCACCGGAATCAGCGCGTTCGGCTGA
- a CDS encoding fatty acid desaturase family protein yields MNELQHLGVYARELKKHLPKEVFDPVPGRLWWLVPHVSIVVGCVLLITLTALPLLVKLLLSVMIGGAFACLGFLGHEVLHGSVVRRAWLRDFIGAVCFWPFGVSTKLWRRWHNVEHHGQTQHPDLDPDAFDTLEAYDGHVGVRFLAKLPPRVRSLLYFVSFTFWFSLHAILVRRAVRHQLSKQDRLTTRWQTLAPYAFWVAFGVLVGPANFVLIYLLPVLIGNFLVIAYIATNHGLNPLTETNDPLENSLSVVNPRWLDALHLNFSHHVEHHVLPSVNPVHAPKIKAALKRLYPDRYKELPWFVALKALWFTPRFYGRDRMSLVGPEGRTYGTLGHGLDARKVQPRDEA; encoded by the coding sequence ATGAACGAACTGCAGCACCTCGGCGTCTACGCCCGCGAACTCAAGAAGCACCTGCCGAAAGAAGTCTTCGATCCCGTCCCGGGACGCCTTTGGTGGCTCGTGCCACACGTCTCGATCGTCGTCGGATGCGTGCTGCTCATCACGCTGACCGCCTTGCCGCTTCTCGTGAAGTTGCTGTTGAGCGTCATGATCGGCGGCGCGTTCGCCTGCTTGGGCTTCCTCGGTCACGAGGTGCTGCACGGCTCGGTCGTACGGCGCGCGTGGCTGCGCGATTTCATCGGAGCGGTGTGCTTTTGGCCGTTCGGCGTGTCCACGAAGTTGTGGCGACGCTGGCACAATGTCGAGCACCACGGGCAGACGCAACACCCCGATCTCGATCCCGACGCCTTCGACACCCTCGAAGCGTATGACGGGCACGTCGGCGTGCGCTTCCTCGCGAAGTTGCCGCCGCGCGTGCGCAGCTTGCTGTACTTCGTGTCGTTCACGTTCTGGTTCTCGCTGCACGCCATTCTCGTGCGTCGGGCCGTGCGCCACCAACTGTCCAAGCAAGACCGCCTCACCACCCGCTGGCAGACCCTCGCGCCGTACGCCTTCTGGGTGGCGTTCGGCGTGCTCGTCGGCCCGGCGAACTTCGTGCTGATCTACCTGTTGCCCGTCTTGATCGGGAACTTCCTCGTGATCGCGTACATCGCCACCAACCACGGCTTGAATCCTTTGACGGAGACGAACGATCCGTTGGAAAACAGCCTCTCGGTCGTCAATCCGCGTTGGTTGGACGCGCTGCACCTGAACTTCTCGCACCACGTGGAGCACCACGTCCTGCCGAGCGTGAACCCCGTGCACGCCCCGAAGATCAAGGCGGCTCTCAAGCGCTTGTACCCTGACCGCTACAAGGAACTGCCGTGGTTCGTCGCCCTGAAAGCCTTGTGGTTCACGCCGAGATTTTACGGGCGCGACCGCATGAGCCTCGTGGGACCCGAGGGCCGCACGTACGGCACGCTGGGACACGGCTTGGACGCCCGAAAGGTGCAACCGCGCGACGAGGCTTGA